The genomic DNA aacatggttttgaaatgcacTGTGGAGGTGAGACTTAGAACCATACATGTGCAATTGTATTTTTCTAGAAACAAGatttttttaagtcgaatattAAAATGCAACCATGATCTCAAACAAGGTTTTAAATTAATCGTCACAGTTTCTCCCACCCTGTTTGTGTGACCTACTGTACAAGAGTAACTGCTAAGGGACAAATTGTAGACACACAGCGGTACAGTCCGAGCGAGCCAGAAGCAAGCTCGGGAGAAACGTTTTTAAACACTTCTCTGTCAAACCGTGTTTCAAACTCATGTTTCTCAGTATGCCAAAATCTGGTATTTATAAGCACATCCTGAGTGTCATCTCTGTCCTTAAATCTGTAACTCTTGTCATGCACTTGGTAAGAGGTAACCACTTACTTTATTCTAAAAAATGAGAAACTTGACTACTCTTCTGAACTCTTTCCTGTGAAAGTAATCAGACAATCattgaatttttttaaaataaatttgcTCTAAACCATAGTGTTTCACTCTTGCAGATGATAAACAGAaatgttgtatttgtttgttttgttacagTGACAGGAATCAAGTCATCAATTTGCTGACTATTTTACATTTAGTGCTGAATGATGTCAAAATGTATTTGTACATTTGTAGCTTtgctgaaatttcattttcttgcaaTCCAGGAGACCACAATTGTTGATCATGATAAAAGGTTAAACTTTATCACTCAGTAGTTAGTTTGAACAGACAAACAGTAACATGTTATATGATAAACTCTCCCACCAAACCATCACATAAACCCTAGTAGgaccactctttttttttagaatgtcATTCATATCCTTTACAGGGTACATGTGTGCAATGGTGAAACAATTTTATATTGCAAAGCCTAGAAACCTGTACATGTTGAACAAGTGTGAATGTCATGCTTTCACTTGCTTAGCATATTACGTAATTATGCAGATCTTCAATATCCAACTCCAGTTTCAAGTAAAAGTGTGCCCCAATAAATACTTGcggaattgtatgctcttgcAGTAATCTTTTGAGATATGGTTTGATCGCAAGATTAATAGTGACCCCTTGCAGAGCAAAGTTTGTATTTCTTTCCTGTCCTGTCTTTCCAGCAAGGGAAAAGATTGTTGGTTGGTATCACACAGGACCCAAACTGCACCAGAATGACATCGCTGTCAATGAGCTCATCAGGAAATACTGCCCAAACTCAGTGAGTATGACGGAAATCATTGCGCAGGGTTTGAATGTCCTGAACCGTTATACCCAACTGGCTACCACATTAAATGTggatatttttcacataatccTTTTATTTCGCGCTTAGCCGAGTATGATGAGTTTCCCATgttgtttacattgtattttactAGTTGTCAACATGAAGGTTGTAATATTAGCATTTTCAAGTGTCTGAATACAACAAAAACTATTATACAATTTGAGTgggaaatgcatgaaaatttccatgtGTCACCTTAAAGTATATTTGCGTTGCTGTGTTTACCAATAAAATTGGCATGCAGGCTGTTAACACTTCTTTGCCATTTGGTACAGATGTCTGGAAACGAATTGTTagtgaatagagattacctggTACATAATCCCCTTAATaccatggccttcctgttggtGTGAGGCACACAGCTACACTTGAAAGAGCTTGCTAACTCTAATTCTTCACGGTAGGTCAAGTTTGAATGACTTATAATCAAATGCTTATAATCAAATCGCTTTGTAGCTAAGTGCCTTTAGCATGTAAAAAGTTTCAAACAGGTGTTAGTTGGTTCAtgttatgaaaaagaaagaaaaagaaatgataataataaagttcACTCTTTAGAAATGGCAATATATTTTAATTGCAGAGCATGAAGTATACCAGGGGTAAGCCTTAGGATGTTTTCATCCATTCCCCTCTcctaagaaaatgaaatatttcatataattcCTCTTTTATCATAGTCATTGGAGTGCATTgtcctgtacatgtacatgtccaACCCAACTTTATCATAAGCTAAGGCTCTAATTATACACAGCCAACAAAAATTATTGCAGAATTATCACTCCCATTACACCAGAGTCTGTAACAAGGGCATTTACATCCTTTATCAAGTTCTCAGTCAGAGCaaatttttttgtttcaacaaagcATCAATTTCTTGTCACTTGCCATCACAGTCCTTGCACAGCTGCAATCAGTGCCAACTCTATGAAGCACATTCTCTACcatcccctgttccatttcccttgttcagcgtgtaggcattctctcattctccctttttctttctttccttccatacttttcatctattctggcaagttgtgtcatgttgttgtgtttcttctgttttgtcccgtcctgtcgtatatcatatttgtcacaagtgtttgtaaataagtaattcatacgttttatgagtggttcacaatttacaatctttgctttttagtgggcctctctattctttcttcctttttttcaactgaagcatgactttgtaggtgtattatttttttattgccaGTATGCGCTCGTATGTTTATCgatatcatttatatattgcaaaggcaaatgttttttgtttatgatgtataatacctgatttatcttgtgttatgtttttgttgaaagaaaaaaaaaagaagaatgaaaatgaattgaattgaattgtttctTATTCAAATGTCACTGTAGCCTTTTTCAGTATGGTCAAAGAGTCGTTTACGACTGCAAGTTTTGTAATTCTGTTTAACAACTTTCTGTTCACGTTGACACTGAATGTGCCATGTGTATAACATAGACTTGTTGATCCTGCCTCTTTCTGTCACATGTATCTAAAGGTGTTATGTATCATCGATGCGAAACCAAAGGAGCTAGGTCTACCCACGGAAGCCTACTATGCAGTTGAGGAAGTTCATGATGTGAGTACCTGGTGTAAACTTTTGCATACATGTGATTGTGCAAATGTCAGTATGTGTGTATTCCTGACTAGGGATCAACTGGGCAAATATGTCTAGTTATTCAGCATGCTGTTTCATTAGCTACACTCTGAGTGGAGCGAAGCAATACCCAGTAGAATTggataaatgatttttgtagaatgCTCTACAAAGGACAATGTTTGTAGAGCAATGTCCACAGACAATGTAATTTACTGCAAGACAGGAGAAACTTGGTAAAGTCACTTGCCTAGCTGTGTGCATTCAAACTGTAGTAAATGCTGAGCATAGTTTAGAATGTCTTGCGTTGAGTCATGTTGCTAGCATTTATCTATCTTGAAATTACACTCAGGATGGAACGCCAACCAGTAAGACGTTTGAACACATCCCCAGTGAGATGGGTGCAGAGGAGGCGGAAGAAGTAGGAGTCGAACATTTACTCAGGTGAGGAAGATCCCATTTCTGACTGGAGTCCCTTTGACCTACAATGATGTGGATTATATGTTTCATGAAGAGCAGATGAATTCAGCTCGGAGTCAAGCTTCCATGAACTAATTATCTATTCTGCATGTTTTTGTTAGTAGCTGTGTAAAATTCCAGTCTTCTGTAGCACAGATTGCAAGCAGATTGCAAGCAGACCTATATCAGCTGCAGAAATACCAATTACCTGCTATCAATGCACAATAGAGCAGAGTCCAAAAAGTACTTTCAAAATCcaaatgtacagtatattgcCCCTCTACACCATCGCATTCTATTATTGAATTGTTCTTTTGCTCTTAAAACtgattttaaagggattgtacagttttggttgagacctaatttcgggtttctaacattttttggtgaaataatgagaaacctttcatgaaatatgaaagagcaagtaattttatgaggaattctgaggaattcattgtttatttcatgaaaattggtttcgaaatggctgagatatcaaaaaaaggcgattctaataaagtgtgggacccacactttattacgatcgctttgttttactttgctttttaatgtttcagtcattccaaacccgattttcatcaaataaactttgaattcctcctggaatgctctgtactatatcataagtgttttcttggtatctcgcaaaaagtcaaaagcccaattctcatatccgccaatactgtaccatccctttaaaactcTGTTCTTGAACTGACTGATTTACATGGATGAACTGGAGGAGTTTGTTGTAATAGGAGTCTCTCAGGTTTCAATTGTTGTAAAACAGCTTCTGTGCAAAAATACTGTGACAAGTTTGACACTTTTGAAATAAAGCATAGATCTTCAAACTTTACTTCTAGTCTAGTTTTGGAAATCGCAAAATATGCCTATTTTAATGACTTTGTTGTCAATGTTGCTTTAATGAAAGTCCTTCAAAGATGCATGAGTGGCATGCTGCTGGTCATAATCTATTTGTGGTAGAAGTTGAATTCCTGTTAAAGATGTCAAAGTAGAATGtgaatgtacagctgtattctTTAAGTACATAACATGGAAACTCGTGGAAATCATGTGCAATGCGCTACATTTaagtttatatattttttttcataatacaaATTTTCTATTTAGGTTGCACAGTAGGATTTTCCTCttgataatacaaaaaaaaaagtctgtgcCATCTGTTAACTACCAGCCACACatatagaaaaaacaacaacagcagctgAGCATTTTTTTTAGACATAATGCATAAGGCAGGACTCAAAATTAGTGGTGGTCTGGTAGTcgggtggcccagggccactgaATATTGATGTTGGGCcgccaaatttccaaaaaggttaTCTCTTGGTGGCCTGATCAAGCAGTTAAAATTCATAATGAATTGTTATATTTCCTTCCATtccaggccaccaaaattttaaattaAAACATTTCAATGGCCCAAAcgggccaccagagaaaaaaaaaacgttagtGTTGAGCCCTACAATAAGGGCAGATTTTTCTGGTTCTTAGAGGACACTCGATCATTGTCATCCCCTCATACACCATTATCTATCCAGGGACATCAAGGACACCAGCGTCGGCACGTTATCCCAGCGCATCACGGCCCAGCTGCTCGGCCTGAAGGGCCTACAGTCCCAGATCCAGCACATCAGTAGCTACCTCCAGAAAGTGGCAGCCGGCGAGCTGCCCGTCAACCACGCCATCATTTACCAGTTGCAGGTGAGCGCACTTTCCATCATGGACTTCGCAGACTCTTTTTCAGATGCTGCTGAGTTTATTCACTTACAGTCCAACCTCCGTTATCCAGCCATGTCTGGACCAGCGCACATCTGTATAAGCGATTTGGTTGGCCATGGGAGAAgcgtgtacataatgtacatgtatgtagctgCCGATATAATGTTAGTTATAGCTAGCATACACCGCAACAGTGgcgtaatctatgctagcctacTTAGAATTATATTccttttttagttttttttttcagaaattgaaacattttcatgtagaataataataaaatataagaataaatcaaataagtTTTGTAGgtgttttgaaagtttgaaagattttttttttttcattttcactgcaTGAACACTTCCTGATGATAAAGTAGTCTGGATTAGAGGTGGCTGGATTATCGAGGTCAGAAggatgtacatatgtatatgaaggggGCGAAAGTTAGcattcataatttcaaaaattgaaaacaatcatgatatacattgtagcagTCTCTGACCAAATGCCATTTTTTCCCTATGTCAGAAGAGTTCATAATTTTTTGGCAAAATATCTGACATTGCTGATTACCCCATGCTACTGGAAAAGTATGTGTATATGATAGAACAACAAGATATTAAAGTATGGTCCATACCCGAAATGAGATGGAAGGGGTACACGTGAGATTGGCTTCTGTATCTACGCTCTGTATCTGCACGAGATAGCTTTACAGTGAAAATGAGAAAACTTTGGGTGTGATCGATCCTTGTGTATTTTAATGCTTTAATGCTTGAAAGAATAGTTTCACAATAGATCATAGTATTATGCAGACCTGTCGAGACATCCTGATTTTGCCAGAGGTTCTGTGCAAAACTTATTACGACTACTACACATGCTGAGAATGGTCGCCCCCTTGAGTAGAAGAGTAATATCACCTCTTTAGATTCCTGTAATGCATGAGTATTTTTGGGAACCTGTCAGATTTTGATGTCTTAATGTTAGCAGTCCTGCTCATGCTGCATGTTTACAAtaacctgggggtgtttcataaagctgttcttaaagttacaaatgacttaagaatgactggtgatcagttctaatgtgctatacttatcaaaatttcaataattaagcacaagaactgatcaccagtcgttcttacgtcgttcgtaactttaagaacagctttatgaaacacccctcTGGTAGACACAGTTTCTAAACTGACAGCAAAAGGGATATTAACTTTCAAGCTCTTCCAAATGCAACAGCTAACTTTGTTGTCATACAGTTTTCTTCCCACAGTGatattttgtaaatgtttttccttttttccctcaTCCCCGCCCCCCAACAGGATGTATTCAACCTTCTGCCGGACGTGAACCTGAACGACTTCGTCAAGTCGCTGGTGACGAAGACCAACGACCAGATGCTGGTGGTGTACCTGGCCTCGCTGATCCGCTCCATCCTGGCCCTCCACAACCTCATCAACAACAAGATCCAGAACAGGGACCTGGAGAAGCAGGAGGGCAAGAAGAAGGAGGACAAGAAGGAGGATAAGGATAAGGACAAGGACAAGGACAAAAAGGATGAAAAAGAGAAGGACAAGGATGCAAAGGGATCTGACAAGGACAAGAAAAGCTCAGAGTCAAAATCCAAGGATAAAAAGTAGGATGGTGTAATTGCAGAGAGAGGACAAATTTCATCTGCATGTGATTTTTGTATCGACGTTCAAGAGAGATTGATGGGAAAAGCTGTGGAGAGGATGACTTCTCCAGACCATTGCAGTGTTCCCATGGTAA from Diadema setosum chromosome 9, eeDiaSeto1, whole genome shotgun sequence includes the following:
- the LOC140232508 gene encoding 26S proteasome non-ATPase regulatory subunit 7-like codes for the protein MSAPTVEIKKVVVHPLVLLSVVDHFNRIRNQRRVVGVLLGSWRQGVLDIANCFAVPFDEDDKDSSVWFLDHDYLENMYTMFKKVNAREKIVGWYHTGPKLHQNDIAVNELIRKYCPNSVLCIIDAKPKELGLPTEAYYAVEEVHDDGTPTSKTFEHIPSEMGAEEAEEVGVEHLLRDIKDTSVGTLSQRITAQLLGLKGLQSQIQHISSYLQKVAAGELPVNHAIIYQLQDVFNLLPDVNLNDFVKSLVTKTNDQMLVVYLASLIRSILALHNLINNKIQNRDLEKQEGKKKEDKKEDKDKDKDKDKKDEKEKDKDAKGSDKDKKSSESKSKDKK